AAATTGCTTAACTAAAATTTTAAGACATGATAATCAAGTCCTCATGCTAGAAATTTTTTTTAGCAAGTGATTAATAATATGCTAGAAGTATACATGAATAACATGATAATTAAGTCCTAAAAGGAAGAATTACGTAAAAGTCATTTTATTAGTATATTCAATAGAGCACAACAATATAACATAAGGCTGACCCGGAGAAGTACACATTTGGGATCAAATCTGATAAACTATTAGGATTCTTTCTTACAAAAAAGGGGATTAAAGAAAACCTAGTAAAAATGCGACACCATCATAAAGATGGAGACCCTGcccacaaaataaataataataaagtcGAACGAGATGCTCGCCGTCATTAACAGATTCATTTCCAGATACACCCAACACACCCTTATGTTTTACAGACTCCTAAGAAATGAATTATAGTTCGAGTCAACGCTAGAGTGGAGATATGCCTTCACACAACTGAAGCACACTCTTTCCAAACCCACATTCCTTTTGAGACGTATGGCGGAAGATACCTTATTCATATACTTGGAAGTATCAACAAAAGCAGTGATCAATATCCTCATGATAAAGGTAAGTACCAACCAGATCAAAAATTATTTCATCTCCAAGGCGTTAATTGGTCATGAAACTCATTACCAAAAGATCGAGAAAATTTATTTTGCTATAGTAATAACTTCAAGGAAATTGCGACATTACTTATTAGCCCACTCAATAATAGTCTAAAATGACCAACCTTTAAAACAAGTAATCTTTTGGTTAGATTTAACAAGGTTAATGACGAAGTAGTCTATAAAGATTTTAGATTTTAACATCTCTTTCGAGTCCATAAAGACCCTAAAAGAACAAGTCTTTGATAATTTTATTGCAAAATTAACTTCGGCCACATCTGAACCATGCACGAAGGGGATCGTCTTTACAAAAGGTTCATCAAATAGTAAAGGAAGTGGAACCAGTTTCATCCTCAAGAGTGACAAGGGGCTTGTATTGGAAGTTCCTCTATGCTTTAACTTCTCTGCCGCAAACAATCGAGCCAGATACAAACCTTCATCGTCGAAATCACTTTAGCATCATAGATAAGAGTAAAATAAGTCAAACTACACACATATTCTTATCTAGTTGTCTCACAAATCAAGGGAGACACACATCCCAATGATCCATTATTGCAAGAGTACACAACCATGGTAAAGAGAAACTGAGCTCATTCAAGGCATATGAGTTTGCACATATGCCAAGAAAGCAGAATACAAGGGCATATGTCTTATCAAAGGCAACAAGTACAAGAATAAAAGGCATCAATCATTCTTTCAAGTATTGTCGATTTAAAGTATTATAGATTGACCTATAAATTAACAAGTCTTTTAAACGTGTTTTGTCCTCGCTGTACACTTTTTAGAAGGTTGCCTATTCAAATAGTATTTCAAGTCAATCACACTTAGTTGTGGAGTTCATATGACATGAGTCGCTGAAAAAATACACGTTATTGATATAAGTAGTACAAACAAAGTATTGCACGAACTTAACCTTAGGATCCATTTTTTCCTATATGATTTCAAATTATTGCACGAACTTAACCTTACGATCTTTTTCTTTCTATGTGATTTCTGCTCACCATGTCTCCATTTTTTTTAGCAGCTTCCAAGAACCGTTCATTGTTGATATTTTGTTTACTTGCGGTCACTTCTCATCCTCGTCAGTTTCAGGCGACACATGCCCACCAATTTTCCTTTGGTTTGTCTTCGAATAACATCAACTTAAAAGAGGTATGCTCTAATACTACTTACAATCTTTTAGACAACTTTAAAGATTGTTGAAAGACTTTACAAACTAATACGAGTTTTTTCAGTATGGTTTGTCCTAATTTTTTTACATTATCAAGTTAAAAAATTTAACTCAATAAATCATAATTATACATGTGATTTTAGAAATAATTAGAATTAAAGTCAATAATCTTATAATTAATCGATATTATAAAAtattggcttaaatgcacttttggttctGTAAGTTAgggagtttttgattttcgtccatgTAAGTTTGTTTTTGCGCCTGAGTccatatatcttactttttgcttgcggtttagtccctaaagtcaaaatccgcaggaaaatctgcaggtttcttgcggattttcctgtgaattttcctgcggattttgattttagggactagaACGAACGCGAAAATAAAATATGGACTCTGACCAAATAAAAAACTTACatagacgaaaatcaaaaactcgctaatttAAAGAGACCAAAAATACATTTAAACCTGAAATCTTTATAATAATACATATAAACTAAATCTTAAAATTAACTCAAAACAAATGTATtagtattataatatttaaaacaaCCTATACAAAAACTTATCTGATAATaaagataatattaaaaaaagtgGTACAGAGTACATAACAAGACATTATTAGACATATGATTAAATTTCTTTATTTGTAAGatactattaaataaatattaatattcttGCATGGCTGTAATTTGCTAACTCCTATAATTTTGGCTTCATGATGTTTCAGCAGGttgcaagaaaaagaaaaaactctGAACAGTGAAAGTGACGTTCTGACTTCACAATATGACACGTGTAAGACAACTAGAACAATTTCAATTTTTCTATGATATTTGACTCTTAATGCACATGGTTGCTTGGGTTTCTGTTgtattaaattttgtgtttttataaagTTTTTCTCTTTACATCACAAGTTTACTTTACAATTACAATCATATGATATGCATATGTATATGCtgtcttctctttctctctctagtttctctctcctcttttGTTATTGTTTTGTTTCAACATTGTGTCCACTTCATGCTTTTGACTCTAAAGTGGAAAGAGATTCTCAGATCCATAAGGAGAAAAAAACTTTTAGACATTGTCACCATCAACTTTTTTTGTCACTAGTATTAATTCTATTAATTAAGTTTCAAGCTTTTTCAACAATTCATCTTCATGAATGGTTCACAATATAACTTGTAAGATTGGTTTTCTTTTCATCTATGCATTCCATGTGTTTGATTTTAATCCTAAGTGTATTCAATTTCAATTCTTGTATTTTTTTTCCTTCCTTGTTTGTGTTTTTGGACTTGCTTGTGATGATGGAATTTGATCAATCAATCATCTAACTAACTAACCATCTTTGAGATTTTCAAAATGTGTAttgatttttgtgttttttgtgtttttctagGTGATGATGATTTACAACTATTTGGACTGAAATTTCTTGAGATGCAAGTGTTATGGAATTGAAGCTGAGATCAGAAGTTGTATATTATAGAAAGGAAAATTGGATTTAGATTGTTTAGTAACTTGAAAATCAAGGTGACAAATCACGGTTGGAAATCACGTAGGACTGAAGCTACACATACCAGCTTCTCAAAATCACGGTGAAAAGGTATTAAACGTGCGGTAGAGGTGACCCACTGGGTTGCCAAACATAGACTAAGTGAGGTTTGTTTCAAATGGTTTGTGAGATGGAGAGTGATTGTATTGAAGATGACATGATGGAAATTGAAGTTTTACCATCAATGTGGCCAGAGGATGTTGGAACTGATGTTGGAAAACAGTTCAACATAGAAAAACCAGGAAGAGATCAAGATATGTTGGAAGAAGTAACAATCTTAGAAGAACCAGCTATAGCTGATTTTCAAAGATTAATGGAGCTTACAAATTATACAGAAAAAGGGTCATCTCAATTGGCATATTTAATGAAACATTGGGAGTATAAGCAGGCGAACGCGGTTCGGCTTCTCCGAGAAGAGCTCGACAATCTTAGTAAACAAAGGAAGGAAGTTGAGCTTAGAAAATTGGAGATACTTAAAGATAATAATCGGTTCGAAGAAGAGAGTTACGGTGGAGACAAACGTCCGGTTTCGATATTGGACGATGTTTACTATACGTGGCAAGATCTACCGGTTGCGATAAGGAAAAGTGATGTTGTTGTTCAAAATAAGAGAATTGAAATTGAGGCTGAGTATGATACTGTTGTTTACTGGAAACATCGGTCGCAAGATTTGGAAAAACAGTTGGAGGCAAGTATTCGGAGAGAGGAAATATTAAAGGAGAAGTTACAAGAAAGTATAGAGACTATTGAAAGACAATCTTCACCTGTGGAGGAACTGTCACAGATTCTTAAAAGAGCAGATAATTTCTTACATTTTATACTTCAAAATGCACCTGTTGTTATTGGCCATCAGGTATATTACAGTGAGTATTGTGTTTATTTCTTCTTTATCTTAAATTACTTACAAAAAAATCTTGATGTTTGGCATTAAGATCTGTGTATTGGATTATTTTCTTCACTAGTCTAAGTTCTGAATGACTTATTATTACATGGTTTTATCTTTTTTATTGTAGTTTTAGTTGATTCGTCATTTTGAATGCTGAATATGTGTTTTCCATTGTAATGATTCTTTCAATCTACAAAGGGCTGACTCTGATAATTTGTTCCAGGACAAAGAGTTGCGCTATCGTTTTATCTATAATCATTTTCCAAGCTTACAAGAGGAGGTAATGATTTCTTTTGAAGCTCTTGTTGCAAAGTTATAAGATTGAGTTGCGATAAGTTGTTTTCcagcttattttcataagctttCCAGAATAGCTTATGAAAACGATTTTGACTCTATTTTATCTTTCGATGTTGAGCTAACTTATATATAAGCACTTATATGATAAGTGACTTATATAATAAGTGATTATGCTATAACGCTAAATATTGTTGTTTATCAAGACAGGATTCATAAGTTATTTAACTTGTACATATTTTCCAGGATATCATAGGAAAAACGGATGTCGAAATTTTCACGGGATCAGGTGTTAAGGAATCTCAAGATTTCAAAAGAGAAGTAATGGAGAAAGGAGTAGCTGCAAaaaaagaaatcacttttgagaCAGAACTATTTGGAGCCAAGACATTTTTGATATATGTAGAACCTGTGTTTAGCAAAACAGGGGAAACAATTGGAGTAAACTATATGGGAATGGAAATAACAGATCAGGTAAAAATCGTTGTTTTGGTTTTTGAAAGTACTTATTTGCAATCTTATTCTTCTTGTGAAGAGAATATTCATAATTTCGAAAAACCGCAggtgagaaaaagagaaagaatggcTAAGCTAAGGGAAGAAATTGCAGTTCAGAAAGCTAAGGAAACAGAACTTAATAAAACCATTCACATTACAGGTTTGCTTAGTCATTCACGCCGAATCCTGATTAAAAAGTTTTTGTGTTACAATTTAATTTGCTTAAGATAGCAAGAAGCTTATTATAGTTTTCTTGATTCATTGTAATAGAGGAGACTATGAGAGCAAAACAAATGCTGGCAACAATGTCTCATGAGATAAGATCACCACTTTCTGGTGTTGTTAGCATGGCTGAAATTCTTACTACAACAAAACTTGATAGGGAGCAAAGACAGCTCTTGGATGTCATGATATCTTCAGGAGATTTGGTTCTTCAACTTATAAATGACATACTTGATCTTTCCAAAGTCGAGTCAGGTTAGAAATCTCCTTTACAGTTGTTTGTTATTATTAACTTATTCAAAtactaattttttatattcaCAAATTATCTTTAGGAGCTATGAAATTGGAAGCTACAAAATTCAGGCCAAGAGAGGTAGTAAGGCATGTTCTCCAGACAGCTGCAGCATCATTGCAGAAAATGTTAACATTGGAAGGAGATATAGCAGATGATATACCTATTGAGGTCACCGGAGATGTTTTAAGGATTCGGCAGATTCTCACAAATTTAGTCAGGTACTTTGATTTATGTGATTGGTAATATCGAGTTAATACCAAATTTCGTTTGTGCTTCCTTCTCCTCCACTTGATATCATATTtctgattatatatatttttttgcagCAATGCTGTCAAGTTTACACATCAAGGCAAAGTTGGTATAAACCTTTATGTTGTTCCAGAGCCATCATTTGCCAAATCAGAAGAATGCCACCAAAAGGTGACAGAAGACCAATCAACTGTTTCTTCAAATGGATTGAAGGAAGAAAAACATACATCATCACCAAGAAGTACTAGATGCGATCAAAATCTTATTGATGGTAAAAAACACACTGACCAACCAATCCAGAATCAAGCATTTAGCAACGAATGTAGTAGATCTTCGGCCAACAGTGAATGCTCAATGAATGATGATACTGAGGAGCAAACTCATTCAACTGAAACAACAGTGTGGATACGTTGCGATGTATTTGACACAGGAATTGGTATACCAGGTATGTATTAGTGTTCCTTCTTTTTGCttagaattaattatattttgtattcATATAGttaagtttgatttttgattagCACATGtgcttaatatttttttcttgatGTAATAATGTGATACAGAAAAGGCTATACCTACTTTATTTAGAAGGTACATGCAAGTCAGTGCAGACCATGCTCGAAAATATGGAGGCACGGGTCTAGGATTAGCAATATGCAAACAACTGGTAAACTCTTAATTCAAAGCAATTTTATTTGACAAAATATTGTCTTAATCTTTATTTTTCTGTATCTGATTATATATTACTCCTTGAAAATGATTTCGTTGGATTGGAACAGGTTGAGTTAATGGGTGGTCGCCTAACAGTAACTAGCAAAGAACATTGTGGTTCTACCTTCACATTCATACTACCATACAAGGTTTCAACAGCTTGTGATAATTCTGATGATCCAGATGACCTTTCAGATGTTGAGAATAATGAAGACGACACAACCGAGGGGTTCTTCCAATTCCAACC
The sequence above is drawn from the Vicia villosa cultivar HV-30 ecotype Madison, WI unplaced genomic scaffold, Vvil1.0 ctg.000747F_1_1, whole genome shotgun sequence genome and encodes:
- the LOC131630923 gene encoding probable histidine kinase 1, which translates into the protein MVCEMESDCIEDDMMEIEVLPSMWPEDVGTDVGKQFNIEKPGRDQDMLEEVTILEEPAIADFQRLMELTNYTEKGSSQLAYLMKHWEYKQANAVRLLREELDNLSKQRKEVELRKLEILKDNNRFEEESYGGDKRPVSILDDVYYTWQDLPVAIRKSDVVVQNKRIEIEAEYDTVVYWKHRSQDLEKQLEASIRREEILKEKLQESIETIERQSSPVEELSQILKRADNFLHFILQNAPVVIGHQDKELRYRFIYNHFPSLQEEDIIGKTDVEIFTGSGVKESQDFKREVMEKGVAAKKEITFETELFGAKTFLIYVEPVFSKTGETIGVNYMGMEITDQVRKRERMAKLREEIAVQKAKETELNKTIHITEETMRAKQMLATMSHEIRSPLSGVVSMAEILTTTKLDREQRQLLDVMISSGDLVLQLINDILDLSKVESGAMKLEATKFRPREVVRHVLQTAAASLQKMLTLEGDIADDIPIEVTGDVLRIRQILTNLVSNAVKFTHQGKVGINLYVVPEPSFAKSEECHQKVTEDQSTVSSNGLKEEKHTSSPRSTRCDQNLIDGKKHTDQPIQNQAFSNECSRSSANSECSMNDDTEEQTHSTETTVWIRCDVFDTGIGIPEKAIPTLFRRYMQVSADHARKYGGTGLGLAICKQLVELMGGRLTVTSKEHCGSTFTFILPYKVSTACDNSDDPDDLSDVENNEDDTTEGFFQFQPRTLGSLFSSNGSTRPHRISHKLNGFPDNNSYSNLSSNINSNGTNSIEDASSVIVNASDMSESTSSSSHCSETKHECLVNGNKQNHDNDKAHVMLENGTANSSQYKEAGREMDLETKSSEPQQTTCQGQRKEDSTSSTSTSSEVTKSTLKPNILLVEDNKINIMVTKSMMKQLGYSMDVVNNGVEAIREIQRHSYDIILMDVYMPVMNGLQTTKLIRSYEESGNWDAAREAGIEPSLSTSDDHSVPPKKRIHIVAMTANTMSESAEECFANGMDAFVSKPVTLLKLKECLEKHLR